A genomic segment from Nitratiruptor sp. YY08-10 encodes:
- the soxA gene encoding sulfur oxidation c-type cytochrome SoxA — MKRLLSFALSLALASSMAIADEKLSMTEADRALYQEMLENNPADIFVEEGAEILEELGGEEALAKFLGVSEDELPKYIAGFPRYIDKIGMVVSIDQMLQAFMYDQGKKPYKLKSALMDSLQAYVKSLANGEKINIDVNANEHMKKAYKLGKQMFELRRGKRGLSCYSCHSPDVVGLRLRMQILPDLGAPKVKAAATWPAYRMTKGKMFTLQKRFQQCMKNALLAKIPLGSPQMVALEVYVTSMAQGEEIHIPGLKR; from the coding sequence ATGAAGAGATTACTATCCTTTGCCCTCTCACTTGCTTTGGCCTCTTCAATGGCCATTGCAGATGAGAAACTGAGTATGACAGAAGCTGATCGCGCCCTTTATCAAGAGATGCTGGAAAACAATCCAGCCGACATTTTCGTGGAAGAGGGTGCAGAAATTTTGGAAGAACTTGGTGGAGAAGAAGCACTCGCGAAGTTTTTGGGTGTGAGTGAAGATGAGCTTCCTAAGTATATCGCCGGATTTCCAAGATATATAGACAAGATAGGAATGGTTGTAAGCATTGATCAAATGCTGCAAGCTTTTATGTATGACCAGGGTAAAAAGCCATATAAACTCAAATCTGCATTGATGGATTCTTTGCAGGCCTATGTAAAATCACTTGCTAATGGAGAGAAGATCAATATCGATGTGAATGCCAATGAGCATATGAAAAAAGCCTATAAACTGGGCAAGCAGATGTTTGAACTCAGACGAGGTAAAAGAGGCCTCTCTTGCTATAGCTGTCATAGCCCAGATGTTGTAGGTTTGCGACTGAGAATGCAGATCCTTCCTGATCTTGGTGCACCAAAAGTGAAAGCTGCTGCCACATGGCCAGCATACAGAATGACAAAAGGCAAGATGTTTACACTGCAAAAGCGATTTCAGCAGTGTATGAAAAACGCTCTTTTGGCCAAAATTCCTCTTGGAAGTCCACAGATGGTAGCGCTTGAGGTATATGTAACAAGCATGGCTCAGGGAGAAGAGATCCATATTCCAGGGTTAAAAAGGTAG
- a CDS encoding cache domain-containing protein, with amino-acid sequence MFKFKKWLIASITILLIASSIFFYIFSLNVEKNLHEEIADTIKSYLDKILNKQKSQALTLAILLSQNEALKEALLDLDEAKGYEILSQSLQTLQQYTNIQGVRAQVIAKDLTIFARNWDKDFVGMPLDAFRKDLSSFKINKPKVAIETGRLLSIKATAPIKKGYKTIGYMEIISLFEPMTTEMRKLGIELIVLMHEKYLDVATLMRDNPVIGAYVISNRNYNKLIANNLTHKKLEKIVSRGYMYDGENLYFYHPMFNSVGENLGIFLIAINKEGIKKFQKYKDSLSFFLAFENDEFSDIIDIWEHPEGRFRSVYDRSVALFLGKNVDANLKKDFEIEIRDILKNYSKEELINIIVEKYRRTKKRGVIK; translated from the coding sequence ATTTTCAAATTTAAAAAATGGCTTATAGCTTCTATCACAATACTTCTTATTGCTTCTTCTATCTTTTTTTATATTTTTTCTCTCAATGTTGAAAAAAACCTACATGAAGAGATAGCAGATACGATCAAGAGCTACTTAGATAAAATCCTCAATAAGCAAAAATCCCAAGCTTTAACGTTAGCAATACTTCTTTCTCAAAATGAAGCTTTGAAGGAAGCCTTACTGGATCTCGATGAAGCAAAGGGGTATGAGATTCTGTCACAATCCCTTCAAACTTTACAACAGTATACCAATATACAAGGGGTGAGGGCTCAAGTCATTGCAAAAGATCTTACCATTTTTGCCAGAAATTGGGATAAAGATTTTGTTGGCATGCCACTAGACGCGTTTCGAAAAGATCTTTCCAGTTTTAAGATCAATAAACCCAAAGTTGCTATTGAGACGGGAAGACTCCTTTCTATTAAAGCAACTGCGCCTATTAAAAAGGGCTATAAAACGATTGGATATATGGAGATTATCTCCCTGTTCGAACCGATGACTACGGAGATGAGGAAATTAGGAATAGAACTTATTGTCTTGATGCATGAGAAGTATCTTGATGTTGCAACACTTATGAGAGACAATCCTGTAATAGGTGCATATGTCATAAGCAATCGAAACTATAACAAATTGATTGCTAATAATTTGACACATAAAAAACTGGAAAAGATCGTGTCACGAGGATATATGTATGATGGGGAGAATCTCTATTTTTATCATCCGATGTTTAATAGCGTTGGTGAAAATCTAGGCATTTTTCTCATTGCCATTAACAAGGAAGGGATAAAGAAATTTCAAAAGTATAAAGACTCTCTTTCATTTTTTCTTGCCTTCGAAAATGATGAATTTAGCGATATTATCGATATATGGGAGCATCCAGAAGGAAGGTTTCGATCGGTGTATGATAGAAGCGTGGCTCTCTTTCTTGGAAAAAATGTGGATGCTAATCTAAAAAAAGATTTCGAAATAGAAATTCGTGATATATTAAAAAATTACAGTAAAGAAGAACTGATCAATATCATTGTTGAAAAATATCGCAGAACGAAAAAACGAGGAGTCATAAAGTGA
- a CDS encoding DUF3373 family protein has protein sequence MKKWIALSAVAAMATMSFASGSANNDDLRAELEQLKQQINELKQAQAKINLKALKKQIREIKAHDAGDNIKWNVDFRTAYDVIGYKYASGTSSWNGIFTNRLWLGMAFAPTSNLVFKGLISYYKMYGQLPAPQQGFNYFDWIVNETPNPSGELRLKEAYWLYFGDSFLGADIPWTASFGRRPATDGLLASYREDQNPKSPLGHIINTEFDGASFKFNLENVTGVPGMYFKLCMGRGMTNANTRYATGTLPDASYTRVNGWSNTDLAGFIFVPYDDGQYSVHTTAFKAFNLPGYFANNYVWDSTLNTYMPNFTSMGLVQGGDMYGAAVSLLAQGIGDGINDFLDDTNAFVSFAWSKTLPGGTHSASFTGGPYNGVTTNVSNAMLGSTDNKSGTSIYIGANFPVPMIDGSRMGLEYNHGSKYWRSFTYAEDTLAGSKLAARGDAYEIWFNKELIGRTLTAQLRYTYIDYKYAGSQAFFGEGGMPMTMNDIRGLQMLGYPVNAVDKAQDLRLYIRYRY, from the coding sequence ATGAAAAAGTGGATTGCCCTGTCTGCTGTTGCTGCGATGGCTACTATGAGTTTTGCAAGTGGTAGTGCAAATAACGATGATCTAAGAGCTGAACTTGAGCAACTCAAACAGCAGATCAATGAATTGAAACAAGCGCAAGCAAAAATCAATCTTAAAGCATTGAAAAAACAGATACGTGAAATCAAAGCACATGATGCTGGTGACAATATCAAATGGAACGTTGATTTCCGTACTGCATATGATGTTATTGGATATAAATACGCATCAGGTACAAGCAGCTGGAATGGCATTTTTACGAACAGGCTTTGGTTAGGTATGGCATTTGCTCCAACAAGTAATTTAGTGTTCAAAGGTCTTATTAGTTATTACAAAATGTACGGTCAATTACCAGCACCTCAGCAAGGATTCAATTACTTTGATTGGATTGTAAATGAGACTCCAAACCCAAGTGGAGAATTGAGACTAAAAGAAGCGTATTGGCTTTACTTTGGCGACAGTTTCCTAGGTGCTGATATTCCATGGACGGCAAGTTTTGGTCGAAGACCGGCTACGGATGGACTATTGGCAAGCTATAGAGAAGATCAAAATCCAAAATCACCACTTGGACATATTATCAATACTGAATTTGATGGAGCAAGTTTCAAGTTTAATCTCGAAAATGTAACAGGTGTTCCTGGTATGTACTTTAAACTTTGCATGGGCCGAGGAATGACAAATGCCAATACGAGATATGCTACTGGTACATTGCCAGATGCTTCATATACAAGAGTGAATGGATGGAGTAATACAGATTTGGCAGGATTTATTTTTGTACCATACGATGATGGACAATATTCCGTTCATACCACAGCTTTTAAAGCATTTAATCTACCAGGATATTTTGCGAATAACTATGTTTGGGATTCTACTTTAAATACTTATATGCCAAACTTTACCAGCATGGGACTTGTACAAGGTGGTGATATGTATGGTGCTGCAGTAAGTCTTTTGGCGCAAGGAATAGGTGATGGTATCAATGATTTTCTAGATGATACAAACGCATTTGTTAGTTTTGCATGGAGCAAAACACTTCCTGGTGGTACACATTCTGCGTCATTTACAGGTGGTCCATATAACGGTGTGACAACAAATGTCTCTAATGCAATGCTTGGATCAACTGATAATAAATCTGGAACATCAATTTATATAGGTGCAAATTTTCCAGTACCTATGATTGATGGCTCACGAATGGGATTGGAATATAATCACGGAAGTAAATACTGGAGAAGCTTTACCTATGCAGAAGATACGCTTGCTGGAAGTAAACTTGCTGCTCGAGGCGATGCATATGAGATTTGGTTTAACAAAGAGTTGATAGGAAGAACATTAACTGCACAACTTCGATATACTTATATTGATTATAAATATGCTGGTTCTCAAGCGTTTTTTGGAGAGGGCGGAATGCCTATGACGATGAATGACATAAGAGGCCTCCAAATGCTAGGATATCCAGTAAATGCTGTTGATAAAGCACAAGATCTTCGACTCTACATACGATATCGATATTAA
- a CDS encoding response regulator transcription factor, whose amino-acid sequence MVLEDEYALRMSIEEFLIDLGFEVESFERGDELLDALYSANYDILLLDVKVPGINGFELLKELRESGNEVPAIFITSLTHVDDLSKGFELGCCDYIKKPFDLKELEVRLKNVLKRECFGVNKEIVELPNHYTYDLEKFELRQNREVVSLTKQEKRILELLIKQRGNIVSIEQFCDEVWGEYVDPANIRVHITKLRKKIGKDIIKNVHGLGYKIDT is encoded by the coding sequence ATGGTTTTAGAAGATGAGTATGCACTTCGCATGAGTATTGAAGAGTTTTTAATCGATCTTGGGTTTGAAGTGGAGAGTTTTGAACGGGGTGATGAACTTCTCGATGCTTTATACAGTGCAAATTATGACATTTTGTTGTTGGATGTAAAAGTGCCTGGAATCAATGGTTTTGAACTGTTAAAAGAGCTTCGAGAGTCTGGGAATGAAGTGCCTGCAATTTTCATCACCTCCTTAACACATGTGGATGATCTGTCCAAAGGGTTTGAACTCGGTTGTTGTGATTACATCAAAAAGCCATTTGATCTCAAAGAGTTGGAGGTAAGACTGAAAAATGTTCTCAAAAGAGAGTGTTTTGGTGTCAATAAAGAGATAGTTGAACTTCCAAATCACTATACGTATGATTTGGAAAAATTCGAACTGAGGCAAAATAGAGAAGTTGTTTCCCTAACAAAACAGGAAAAAAGGATTTTAGAACTTCTGATCAAACAAAGAGGCAATATTGTAAGCATTGAGCAGTTTTGTGATGAAGTTTGGGGTGAATACGTGGATCCTGCCAATATCCGAGTCCATATAACGAAACTTCGAAAGAAAATAGGTAAAGACATTATTAAAAATGTGCATGGTTTAGGATATAAAATTGATACTTGA
- the soxZ gene encoding thiosulfate oxidation carrier complex protein SoxZ: MAKRKSIIKIKPRKYKVGDIVKVDFIVIHPMETGMRKDKKTGKIKPLHYINEVKFYFNDELFTTILPWETVSTNPYFSINMKVTGPGKIKVVYKDNLGEVHEKSKKVKPKG; the protein is encoded by the coding sequence ATGGCGAAAAGAAAATCAATTATTAAAATCAAACCTAGAAAATATAAAGTTGGCGATATCGTAAAAGTTGATTTTATCGTAATCCATCCAATGGAAACAGGGATGAGAAAAGATAAAAAAACAGGAAAAATCAAACCTTTACACTATATCAATGAGGTGAAGTTCTACTTCAATGATGAGCTATTCACGACAATTCTACCGTGGGAAACTGTTTCGACAAATCCATACTTTTCGATCAATATGAAAGTAACTGGTCCTGGAAAAATCAAAGTGGTGTACAAGGACAATCTTGGTGAAGTACATGAAAAGAGTAAAAAAGTAAAGCCGAAAGGATAA
- the soxX gene encoding sulfur oxidation c-type cytochrome SoxX, whose product MKKGLIAVVLSSLVLTGVSAKDYKNAIESPDATKILKKDKLPPPKKYTMPKGCITKDPLAIARGKFMFHNLNGKKAKQAPPTGLTRYVIVNGKKKPKQYGNCVACHNIEGAIGPGNVGPDLHNYKKLFIDTGVRSYQHVYQQIADPRVFNPTTHMTVNLTTKLFTPKEICEITSYVVSEKKEK is encoded by the coding sequence ATGAAAAAGGGTTTGATTGCAGTGGTGCTCTCCTCTTTAGTGCTTACTGGCGTGAGTGCGAAAGATTACAAAAATGCCATTGAGTCGCCTGATGCGACGAAAATTTTAAAGAAGGATAAGTTACCCCCTCCAAAAAAATACACTATGCCAAAGGGCTGTATTACAAAAGATCCTTTGGCAATCGCTCGTGGGAAGTTTATGTTCCATAATCTCAATGGGAAAAAGGCGAAGCAGGCTCCTCCTACTGGACTAACACGATATGTTATCGTCAATGGGAAAAAAAAGCCGAAGCAGTATGGCAACTGTGTCGCTTGTCACAACATCGAAGGTGCTATAGGACCTGGAAATGTCGGTCCAGATTTGCACAACTACAAAAAACTTTTTATCGATACAGGTGTGCGAAGTTATCAACATGTTTACCAGCAGATTGCAGATCCAAGAGTTTTCAATCCAACGACGCATATGACTGTCAATTTGACCACAAAACTTTTTACACCAAAAGAGATTTGTGAAATTACATCCTATGTAGTGAGTGAGAAAAAGGAGAAATAA
- a CDS encoding HAMP domain-containing sensor histidine kinase, with protein sequence MILDAKKYAFRYAILYTLIIGILLFVPLFVYTSLVLNINEAKNERDLKEVALKIVGKMEEYNNDGIFQYPRFAGYKSGLYDVNFHPVFSLLDFTPTAFSEGYHKQRTKRYYIVELPENLYFGAKYLIVSKEFDPWKIYRTSFLIGFGIVFILLLFSYIVLKNFSYPFEKVNQTLDNFIKDSMHEINTPLSIINVNIDLFTRKFGENSYLSRIKSAAKTLSNIYNDMDYLIKKDRIEYKNEKIDFSSFLQERVDYFQEIANLRKISLVAKIETDITIYMNRTKLQRIVDNTLSNAIKYSKERSCVKIYLKKVGDQAVLTIKDYGIGIENPQKIFERFYREDHDKGGFGIGLCIVQNIVQQEDIGLKVVSKPGKGTAFIYYFKLFA encoded by the coding sequence TTGATACTTGATGCAAAGAAATACGCCTTTCGATATGCTATTTTATATACTCTCATCATCGGTATTCTTCTTTTCGTTCCACTGTTTGTCTATACCTCTCTTGTTTTAAATATCAATGAAGCAAAAAATGAGCGTGATTTAAAAGAGGTTGCACTTAAAATTGTTGGTAAAATGGAAGAATATAATAATGATGGTATTTTTCAGTATCCACGTTTTGCCGGGTACAAATCAGGATTGTATGATGTTAATTTTCATCCTGTATTTTCTCTTTTAGATTTTACTCCTACCGCTTTTTCAGAAGGATATCATAAACAACGAACAAAGCGATATTATATTGTAGAACTGCCGGAAAATCTTTATTTTGGGGCAAAATATCTGATAGTTTCAAAGGAGTTTGATCCATGGAAGATTTATAGAACGAGCTTTTTGATCGGTTTTGGCATTGTTTTCATTTTGCTTCTTTTTTCCTATATCGTCTTAAAAAATTTCAGTTATCCCTTTGAAAAAGTGAATCAAACTCTTGATAATTTTATCAAGGACTCAATGCATGAAATCAATACACCTCTTTCCATTATCAATGTCAATATCGATCTTTTTACGAGAAAATTTGGTGAGAACAGTTACCTTTCACGTATAAAATCTGCTGCGAAGACTCTGAGCAATATCTACAACGATATGGATTATCTGATCAAAAAGGATAGAATCGAATATAAAAATGAAAAGATCGATTTTAGCTCTTTTTTACAGGAGCGGGTGGACTATTTTCAAGAGATCGCAAACCTTCGAAAAATCTCACTTGTTGCCAAAATCGAAACAGACATTACTATCTACATGAACCGAACAAAACTACAGCGTATTGTAGACAACACATTGTCAAATGCAATTAAATATTCAAAAGAGAGATCTTGCGTAAAAATCTATCTGAAAAAAGTTGGAGATCAAGCGGTTTTAACCATTAAAGACTACGGTATCGGAATAGAGAATCCACAAAAGATATTTGAACGATTTTACCGTGAAGATCATGATAAAGGCGGTTTTGGAATAGGCCTTTGTATCGTTCAAAACATTGTTCAACAAGAAGATATTGGACTTAAAGTTGTTTCCAAACCCGGGAAAGGGACTGCATTTATCTACTACTTCAAACTTTTTGCATAA
- the soxY gene encoding thiosulfate oxidation carrier protein SoxY — protein MERRSFLKGLGAVPAIGLVGVSSVNLLADAKKSKPKGKNAINFKKALSVITDGKGAKESAKVKLTVPEIAENGAVVPVKVSVDEPIENVKSIHILSTKNSNARCADVFLSPRNGKAYFATRIKLSGTQEVVAVAVLKNGSAIMAKKPVKVTIGGCG, from the coding sequence ATGGAAAGAAGAAGTTTTTTAAAAGGGTTAGGAGCCGTACCGGCAATAGGTCTTGTGGGCGTTAGCAGTGTCAATCTTTTGGCAGATGCAAAAAAAAGCAAACCAAAAGGAAAGAATGCCATTAATTTTAAAAAAGCGCTTTCTGTGATTACTGATGGAAAGGGAGCCAAAGAGAGTGCAAAAGTAAAACTCACTGTTCCTGAAATCGCGGAAAATGGTGCAGTGGTTCCTGTAAAAGTGAGTGTGGACGAACCTATTGAGAATGTCAAATCGATTCATATTTTATCTACGAAAAACTCAAACGCAAGATGTGCGGATGTTTTCTTGAGTCCAAGAAATGGAAAAGCCTATTTTGCAACACGTATCAAACTGAGTGGAACACAAGAGGTCGTAGCAGTAGCTGTATTGAAAAATGGAAGTGCGATTATGGCAAAAAAACCGGTAAAAGTAACTATCGGTGGATGTGGATAA